GCACACCCCAATCTACAAGTACTTACACAGGACCACAAATAAGCGGGTATCGGAGGACATTTCATCATTTCTTCTTGGCAAATTCCTTAGCTTCCTTCTTTTCTCGCTCCAacttttcaaacaccctgccatcatAGACCGCCTTCATAGTCTCCTTGTGAAGAAACCCCTCCTTGTCTTTGCACAGTGCATAGAGAAGTCTCCACTCACCGAAGGCGCCCACCCTGCCATGTTTTTAATCCAAAAGCATGATGAGCTTAAAAAAGAGCGTGCTGCTTACATTTTCACATTGTTCACACTCGAGGTGAAGTAATCTTACCGTCCTTTGAAATCTTTAGGGTCCCTGTTTGCTTTAAGCATCTCCCCCAGCTCTTTGCTCGTTAGGGCATCAGGCCTGGTGTGGGCATGCTTCTTGAATATCTCCTCAAACTTTTCAGGAACGAACCTGCAATTTTGATCACAAAACCATAAGTTAGCAACTTTGCACATGCACTCATGTTAATTGTAGAGTATCTGAGTTTGTAGGACTAGGACGTCGTCTAGTTTGAAAAAGAAGCAATATATTCTCTCATCGGTGGCATGAGCATGATCCGTCTGCCCTAGGGCGGTGGGTATGCACGGGAACGTATCTGGTGCACCGACGCAATTGATGCTACCGGTGCACCGAACCCCGTTGCACATTAAAAATTATtcaaaaaaatctagaaaaaaattAGTGCATTGACGCAACATCACTGTAAGTTGTCACAAAAATTCACGTCAAAATTCaaaacattgctcgagatacaaaaatgacaaattttacATCAATATGCTAATGGGCCAAAACTGAAGCCCAACTTGtgttatgtactattcagtgtcaaatttgtcatttttgtatcttgagCAATGTTACGAATTTCGATTTGAATTTTTATGACAAtatacattgatgttgtgtcaatGCACTAATTTTTTTACAGATATTTTCGAACATTTTAGAATGTGCAAcgggggaccggtgcaccggtagcactaaTTGCTCGGGTGCACCAGATACATTCCCGGGTATGCACATGGTATGGTAGGCTAAGTTAGAGTCGTCGTAGTCGTAGCTACTGTATAAAGTAGTACCTTCCGTTGGTATCGTACACGTCTGTGTCACTCCCATGCTTGCCCTGCTGGATGGTCTTCACGTAGATTGGGAACTTGAAAGCCGGAGGTTTCACGTTCGCCTGCAGCAATATATAAACTCGAGTCGATCAGCACCTCTTTAAGCACGCAAGAAAAATAATAATGGAAGCTAATTTCATGCCACTTGGTTCAGTTTTGACAGATCCCAACTGCTTTGTTGATGTAAGTAGAGTACGTATAAATCTACTTCGCTCCTGCTTCCTTTTCTGGTAAAACTAGCTGGCatctctttctttctttcatttgCCGCGAAAGGCAAGGGCTCTGCGGTGCACCATTTGAAAGGAAGCAAACGCCCGCCAAACCCGCCGGAAGGCGCGCGCGAAGCCAAAAAACGGAAAGACAAACGGAAAGCCAGCGGTCCAACTAGTTCGCGTACAGCACCAATTAAGTCATCAACAACAGTGCTGTAGTAGCATCAGGACCAGTACACTACGCGCGCATCTCCGTCTCCGTCATCCACATGGTGGACAGAGAGATCGATCGACCAGCGAGAGGGTTTTTTCGTACGTACGTACCGGTACGGTCTTGGGCGCGAGGAGGCCGTTGATGAGGACGGCGCCGGCGGCGGACACGACGACGCCGCAGCCGATGGCACGCAGCCCTTGGTAGGTCTCGGAGGGGTAGATGATGCCGTCCCTGTTCCGGTCGAAGAAGGCGGCGTGCTTCTGCAGCGGCGTCAGCTCGTGGTTGTACACGTCCGCCATGGAGGACTGCTCCTCCTTCACCTGCTGCTGCTGGCTCTCTGCGGCGTCCGCGGGTTTGGAGCCCATGGGTGGATGGATGGTTTCGGCCGGCCGGCGatcgaggagagggagagaggggggcgggaGAACGGTGTCGCGGGAGGATCAGCTGGATGTCTCGGTGTGATGTGATGCCAAGGTGACTgacgcggggagagggagagatggtgTGTGTCTTGTACCCGGGGAGTTCGTGGGGTATATGTAGTACGCGCTCCAAGCCTCCATCCATGGGTGCCGTGCGCGCGGGCACCAGCCAACCATCGGCCAAGCATGCGAGGCACTTCATTTAATTTCTCCACGATCTCGCTGCTGCTGTTTCCTTAGACTTGGCACCGCCCCACCTTTGGTAGTACTACTAGGGCGTGTTTGGCGCCCGTAGCAGCTGGGGCTGGCTTAGCTGAGACTGGCTCAACTTGATTGTCCccatctatacctctcgcattaggACAACATTTTTGGCAcaatgtttggttgcctgcattgccTCGCTCACGCAACTACACGGTATTTAGTTGTATACGCGGGATATGATTAAGTGTGAACACTTACACTTAACGCACACAGTTACACCGTGCCTCGCGATTGCAGCGGACGGTGACCGTGGCGCCGTGTTCGACACGATGACCACGAAGTCTCAGACGAGCGTTCTTGCCGGCGCCGCGGCGAACTGGTTGCTAGCGTCTCTGCCGTAGAGAAAGTCCATGCGGGGGAGCATTGAGGCAGAGGACGGGGGAGGAGAAATGCATTGTGTGTCGGACCATGGCGACGGCGGGTGACTGTTGTTGTGGCGCACGCGGCGACACACGTGCACGGAGTCGTGCGCGAGCGACACCGTCGGCGACACGGAGAACTAGTTGCTAGCCTCGTTGTCGCAGAGAAAGTCCGCACGAGACAATGGATAGAGGAGAAGAAATGATCTGCTTACGTCATGGCAGCGTCGGTGCAGTAGGACGAGAGGAAGGAGGCCAAGATAACCAAAGCCGGAGACACACTCTAGTGTAGTAGAGTATTTAAtcaaaaactaccacatttgccGGAAAACGTGACGAAAAACTACGACTCTATGattttgtgcgaaaaactaccaaATTTTTCCTAAACCGTGGCAAAAAATTACCAACTCATGAAAGCGCTCGGTTCGCCCGCGCTAACCCCGAttctgaccggttgggcccgcgAACAGTTGCCACGCTGGCTAACGGACGGCCGGCATGCATTGACGGCCGTTAACGGCCCGTCCGCTGTCGGGACGTCGGCTATCGGTCGGGTGCGGTGCGGGTCAAGATCTGATCCGTTCCCCTCTCGCTGCACTCTCTCCGTCCTCTTCCTCTCTCTGAACtaggtggcggcggcagcggcgacgctGGCGGCGGTGGTTCTGGAGTGGGGCGTCGGCGAtatgggtggtggcggcggccgcGACGCTGGCGGCGGTGGCACAAGTTTGGACGTTGCGGGCTTAGTCGACAATTGGTTGGGGAGCAGCAGTTTCTCGACGCAGGCCGGCTCGCAGCAGCAGGAGGCACAGCTCACCCAGTCATCGCTAATGGGTTGCAGGTATGGAAATATCATCTGCTAGGTTAGCTGCTTCAATATGTCAAATTGGTTAGCTGCTCATGAATTGGTTAGCTGCTTCAATCTGGCAAATTAGTAAGATGTGTTTGTTAGAGATTGTTGTGTAGTAAACTGTATTGCACTTGTAGCTCTGTCATTTTCAATTCAATTCATGAGCACCTATTTTCTGCAGTTTTGCTGACAAGAAGTGGAAGATATGGTTTCATTTAGAAGGGAGAAACCCTGTGAAAAGGGGTATATATGAGTCAGATATATCTTTTGTTACTCTACAATCACTCATTGCTAGTGAAGGGTATGGGCAGAGTGATTACATGTACTATGTGAAGGAGGAGGAAATTGGATCTGACAGAGTAAAGTATTTAGGTAATGAAGCTAGTGTTCATGAAATGTTGGAGTTTTTTAATCATGTCAATGTTGTGAACATAAGGGTTGTGAAAGATGTTGAACCTGGAATAAGCACACATGCTATTCAGAATTACATGAACACTCAAGAGAGTTGTTGTGTGCAAAAGGTTGTGGAGCAATCTGAGCTTCAGAATGAGATAGATGATAGAAAGGCTCAGCTTGAGAGGAGCAGgattcaaagagaggcaaatttgaACCACTTTAAAGGAGACACTGAAGTGTCTGAATTTTGTTCTGATGATTCAGTTCATTCAGATGGGAGTGCTGAAGCTGTTCAACAAATGGAAATAGAGTGTGCCTCTGAAGAGGAAACAACATTGCAAAGTACTGCTATTGTGAAACATGGGAAGAACCCTGGGCCAACTAGCAGATGTCACAATGAGGTAGAGAAAAAACATTTTGAAGATTGGTTTCCTGAAGCGGATGAGTTTTGTTTTGCTGGTGATGCAGGCAtaagtgatgaggaagaagaagatgaagttgaACTACCATACCTCATGAAGAAGCCAAAGACAAAGagtagtagaaaaaagatgaagaaaAGGGTATATTTTGACCCTTCAATTCCCAATTCACATTTACTCTTGTGCAAGAGCTTGTGTTTTGATTTTGTTTACCAGTTCAGAGAAGCATTAAGATATTTTCATATAAGGACTTTGAGGTCTTTTCACTACCGCAGGAACACTCCAACAAGAATTATTGTTTGGTGTTCACAGAGAgagcatggatgtgaattttgcGTGTGTGCCTCCATGATAGCTCATGAAAGAATATTTTGCATTAAGAAGTGTAACATGGAGCACACTAGTCCAGCATCAGCAGAGAACACAAAGGTTACTACTAAGTGACTTTCCAAAGCAGTTGAGCCTTCTCTTAGAGCAGATCCTAGAGCACCTGTGGATTCACTTATTAAAAACAGCAAAGTCAAGTTTTCAGTTGATGTATCAAAGAGTGTGGCCTATAGGGCAAGGAGGAAGGCTATTAAGGTTGTACAAGGTGACCAGAAGGAGCAGTACTATAGACTGAGGGACTACCTACAAGCAGTTCTTGACACAAACCCTGGTAGCAGGTGTGTAGTTACAACATTTGAGGACCCAGAAAACCCTGACCCAACTCCTAGATTTAAGTACATGTTctactgcttgcatgcatcaaagcAAGGATTTCTTAATGGTTGCAGGCCCTTTATAGGTAAATCTATAACTGCATTTTGTTCAAAATATCTTGTTGTAATTTTTTGGTAACTAATTTGGGTATGGATGCAGGgcttgatggttgcttcatcaagcTAACCACTGGACAGCAAATTCTTACAGCCACAGGAAGAGATGGCAACAACAACATCTACCTCATAGCCATTGGTGTGGTTGATAAGGAAGATTCAGAGAGTTAGACATGGTTCTTAACCCAGCTAAGATGTTGCATTGGAAGTGGAAGCAAATTTGGAACCTACACCATTATTTCTGACAGGCAAAAGGTATGCAACCTATCTTAGCCAGTAGTTCAGATAAATATAGTTATTACtggctttatttctttttgttcatgGCCATGATTATTAATTTACAATCAGGGTCTTCTTAAGGCTATAAATGAGGTGTTCCCTGATTCCCCTCGGAGATACTACCTCAAGCACATCTATGCAAATTTTCAGTCAGCTGGTTTCAGATGAGCAGAACTAAAAAAGCTAGTAGATAAGGCTAGCTACTCATTCACCAAACATGGCCATGAATTAGCAATGGTAGAGCTTAAAGCAGAGTGTGAGAATGCCTGGAAGTGGCTTACAAAAATTCCAAAGGAGACTTGGTGTAGGTCTTCAATGGATTACAATTGCAAAACTGATCTTGTTGTGAACAACCTTAGTGAGGTTTTCAACAAAATGATCCTTGATGTTAGGGCCAAACCAATTAGAACTATATTTGAAGGAATAAGGACTAAGCAGATGATCAAAAGGCAGAAGACTAGGAAAAAAACAGAGAACAACAGGTGGATGATCACACCCAACTATTCAGAGAAACTAGAGGAGAATAAGAAGTATGCCAAATTTTGTGAGGCACATAAGGCTGGTCCTGACATTTGGCAAGTGTCTAGTAAGGAAAATCAATACTGTGTCAACCTAGCTACTAACTCGTGTGACTGCAGGAGGTGGGACATGACAGGTGTGACATGCAGTCATGTAATAGCAGCAATGAGCAAGATTCACATGCACCCAGAGGACTATGTGCATGAATTTTTCAAAAAACCACTATATATTGAAGCAAACAAAGACATAGTGTACCCTGTCCCTGGTCCTGGATTCTGGCCTGACACCCATACTCAGGATATTGAGCCACCAGTGTTCAAAGAAAAAGTAGGGAAAAAACAAACAGCTAGGAGAAAGGGCCAgtttgaggtgcctgcaccaaaaGACACAAGCAGGATGGGAACAATTACATGCAGAAATTGTGGTCTATAGGGCCATAGATTTACTTACTGTGGGAAAGCTCTAAACCCAAGCCTTCAGATGAGAAAGAACTTACACCAGGTCATTTAAAAATGTTGCATTCTTTGTTTAGTTAATAGTTGTTTAATTATTTTAGGTCTGCAGCAATTGTactaactgttgggtttcgtagcaatttcaaaaaaaatcctacgcacacgcaagatcatggtgatgcatagcaacgagagggggagagtgtgatctacgtacccttgtagatcgacaacagaagcgttaacttggttgatgtagtcgtacgtctccacggcccgaccgatcaagcaccgaaactacggcacctccgagttctagcacacgttcagctcgatgacgatccccggactctgatccagcaaagtttcggggaagagttccgtcagcacgacggcgtggtgacgatcttgatgtactaccgtcgcagggcttcgcctaagcaccgctacaatattatcgaggactatggtggaagggggcaccgcacacggctaagaatatgatcacatggatcaacttgtgtctctaggggtgccccttgcctccgtatataaaNNNNNNNNNNNNNNNNNNNNNNNNNNNNNNNNNNNNNNNNNNNNNNNNNNNNNNNNNNNNNNNNNNNNNNNNNNNNNNNNNNNNNNNNNNNNNNNNNNNNNNNNNNNNNNNNNNNNNNNNNNNNNNNNNNNNNNNNNNNNNNNNNNNNNNNNNNNNNNNNNNNNNNNNNNNNNNNNNNNNNNNNNNNNNNNNNNNNNNNNNNNNNNNNNNNNNNNNNNNNNNNNNNNNNNNNNNNNNNNNNNNNNNNNNNNNNNNNNNNNNNNNNNNNNNNNNNNNNNNNNNNNNNNNNNNNNNNNNNNNNNNNNNNNNNNNNNNNNNNNNNNNNNNNNNNNNNNNNNNNNNNNNNNNNNNNNNNNNNNNNNNNNNNNNNNNNNNNNNNNNNNNNNNNNNNNNNNNNNNNNNNNNNNNNNNNNNNNNNNNNNNNNNNNNNNNNNNNNNNNNNNNNNNNNNNNNNNNNNNNNNNNNNNNNNNNNNNNNNNNNNNNNNggggggggctggccggccaagaggaggcgagtaggactccccctttcctagttggaataggattcgcggaggggggaaaagaggagagagaggaggatggggggccggccccctctccttgtcctattcggaccaaggggggaggggcgcgtggcccatctatggccacctctcctctcttccactaaggcccatatacctcccggggggttcgggtaacctcccggtactccgataaaatcccgatttcatccggaacacttccgatatccaaacataggcttccaatatatcaatctttatgtctcggccatttcgagactcctcttcatgtccgtgatcacatccgggactccgaacaaactttggtacatcaaaatgtataaactcataatataactgtcatcgtaaccttaagcgtgcggaccctacgggttcgagaacaatgtagacatgaccgagacacgtctccggtcaataaccaatagcggaacctggatgctcatattggcttctacatattctacgaagatcttttatcggtcagaccgcataacaacatacgctgttccctttgtcatcggtatgttacttgcccgagattcgatcgtcggtatcccatacctagttcaatctcgttaccggcaagtctctttacttgttccataatacatcatcccgcaactaactcattagttgcaatgcttgcaaggcttcagtgatgtgcattaccgagagggcccagagatacctctccgacaatcagagtgacaaatcctaatctcgaaatacgccaacccaacatgtacctttggagacacctgtagagctcctttataatcacccagttacgttgtgacatttggtagcacacaaagtgttcctccggcaaacgggagttgcataatctcatagtcataggaacatgtataagtcatgaagaaagcaatagcaacatactaaacgatcgggtgctaagctaatggaatgggtcatgtcaatcagatcattcaactaattatgtgatcccgttaatcaaatgacaactctttgtccatggttaggaaacataaccatctttgattaacgagctagtcaagtagaggcatactagtgacactctgtttgtctgtgtattcacacatgtattatgtttccggttaatacaattctagcatgaataataaaattttatcatgatataaggaaataaataataactttattattgcctctagggcatatttccttcactaactaTCTTAATTCTATCATGCAGGAGAATAGAGAAATTTTTAGGGGTTCCTCTAGTGCTAGTCACCCACCTCCAGAACCACCACATCAACACCAAACTTCACATATGCCAGCCTCATCTGCTCCACCTCCTCATCGGCCAAACATATTATATGTTGTCCGCCACGTCGTTTGTTCAGCGTGCGTTGCAGCCGGCATCGTGGTGAGCGTATGTTGAGTATACCTAGCCGTTTCGGATTCTACGACTTTAATACGTGTCCACCCACCACGCTCTCTGCTCACTCGCCCACTCGCCGCTCGCACCGCCCACTCCACTTCCCCCTCTCTCCTGTCAAAATCGCCGCCGACAACCACTGCCACGGCCGTCACCATGGACTGGCAGCTGGCCATCGAAGCACTCACCGACAACAACCAGGAGATGCGTGCATAGTACAGGGAGATCGTGCGCTGGTTCCCCGGTATGGCGATGCTGAGGAACCACGCCCGCGGCCTCGTCAAGGTGATGACAGCTGCTGAAAAGCAGCGCGCCTTCCCTGCCggccgctgaaggaaatatgccctagaggcaataataaagttattatttatttccttatatcatgataaatgtttattattcatgctagaattgtattaaccggaaatataatacatgtgtgaatacatagacaaacagagtgtcgctagtatgcctctacttgactagctcgttaatcgaagatgg
This portion of the Triticum dicoccoides isolate Atlit2015 ecotype Zavitan chromosome 7A, WEW_v2.0, whole genome shotgun sequence genome encodes:
- the LOC119331470 gene encoding probable peroxygenase 5 — protein: MGSKPADAAESQQQQVKEEQSSMADVYNHELTPLQKHAAFFDRNRDGIIYPSETYQGLRAIGCGVVVSAAGAVLINGLLAPKTVPANVKPPAFKFPIYVKTIQQGKHGSDTDVYDTNGRFVPEKFEEIFKKHAHTRPDALTSKELGEMLKANRDPKDFKGRVGAFGEWRLLYALCKDKEGFLHKETMKAVYDGRVFEKLEREKKEAKEFAKKK